Proteins encoded by one window of Musa acuminata AAA Group cultivar baxijiao chromosome BXJ2-9, Cavendish_Baxijiao_AAA, whole genome shotgun sequence:
- the LOC135622813 gene encoding NDR1/HIN1-like protein 1, which produces MTAKDCGQHGECCERRKRNRRIFGCILATIIVILLIILIVWLALRPTKPRFYLQDAVVLQFNYTGPPSNLLSTVIQVTLSSRNPNDRVGIYYDRLDVYAAYKYQQISVASALPPMYQGHNDIDVWSPYLYGPDVPVAPYLCDPLTQDESSGFLLLHVKIDGRIRWKVGSWISGHYHLFVSCPAFLTFQNGRSGSGATVKFQQMSSCSVEV; this is translated from the coding sequence atgacggcCAAGGACTGCGGTCAGCACGGGGAGTGTTGCGAGAGGCGGAAGCGCAACCGGCGCATCTTCGGATGCATCCTCGCTACCATAATTGTGATCCTCCTCATCATCCTGATCGTCTGGCTGGCGCTACGCCCCACCAAGCCCCGGTTCTACCTGCAGGACGCGGTGGTGCTGCAGTTCAACTACACCGGGCCGCCCAGCAACCTGCTCTCCACCGTCATCCAGGTGACCCTCTCCTCCCGCAACCCCAACGACCGCGTCGGCATCTACTACGACCGCCTCGACGTCTACGCCGCCTACAAGTACCAGCAGATCAGCGTCGCCTCCGCCCTTCCCCCGATGTACCAGGGCCACAACGACATCGACGTCTGGTCCCCCTACCTCTACGGCCCCGACGTCCCGGTGGCGCCGTACCTCTGCGACCCCCTCACCCAGGACGAGTCCtccggcttcctcctcctccacgtcAAGATCGACGGCCGCATCCGGTGGAAGGTCGGCTCCTGGATCTCCGGCCATTACCACCTCTTCGTCAGCTGCCCGGCCTTCCTCACCTTCCAGAACGGAAGATCGGGATCCGGCGCCACCGTCAAGTTCCAGCAGATGTCATCCTGCAGCGTCGAGGTTTAA